Proteins from one Penicillium digitatum chromosome 2, complete sequence genomic window:
- a CDS encoding chromosome segregation protein (SepB) produces MPKLLSLRTSLPNQPKSPVSGRLFASVSRQRLAQLRHGLLNEPWLPPTPAGPLSTTYFSPAWVRKEQWEGPQKTDHKAPDERTLKLGKTLRTLSPLLPTILYNTLPTEILAPSVNLHLFPSTHPHLPNVKGRTLYRAAIWTVPVAWSSVPLVGNVKLQILSERIVRAGTLLDPTHHGSHHDCGDERLLVRWKTEPRTDSRPFHGPDSSNTNSTTSKTAPSSQNSHLSASTNSTNKGLSVLLGGEEPIFKLSKEEQFTGIFIFSFDEEGRILTHTIEHANEADGWDRTAKFVTLTDWLIGKARGSLDPAANAGLAMATGQNHGFLSGNGQRS; encoded by the exons ATGCCGAAGCTGCTCTCTCTGCGCACGTCTCTTCCCAATCAGCCGAAGAGCCCTGTCTCTGGCAGGCTGTTTGCTTCGGTTTCGCGACAGCGACTTGCGCAACTTCGTCATGGCCTTCTCAATGAGCCCTGGCTACCTCCAACTCCAGCTGGACCTCTATCAACTACATACTTCTCCCCGGCTTGGGTGCGGAAAGAGCAATGGGAAGGCCCTCAGAAAACCGATCACAAAGCACCAGATGAAAGAACCTTGAAACTTGGAAAAA CTTTACGAACTCTCTCACCACTCTTACCGACTATCTTGTACAATACCTTACCCACTGAAATCCTGGCCCCGAGTGTCAACCTTCACCTGTTCCCATCCACACATCCACACCTCCCCAATGTCAAAGGACGTACACTCTATCGTGCAGCCATATGGACTGTCCCGGTAGCATGGAGTAGTGTACCCCTAGTCGGCAACGTGAAATTGCAAATTCTCAGCGAAAGGATTGTACGCGCTGGGACGCTGCTTGACCCTACGcatcatggctcccatcACGACTGCGGCGATGAGCGCCTACTAGTACGATGGAAAACCGAGCCACGAACAGACAGTCGCCCTTTTCATGGCCCAGACTCTTCGAATACTAACTCCACAACCTCGAAAACTGCCCCATCCTCACAAAATAGCCACCTCTCGGCTTCCACAAATAGCACCAACAAAGGCTTGAGTGTCCTTCTCGGTGGTGAAGAGCCTATCTTCAAGCTATCAAAGGAAGAGCAATTCACCGGTATCTTTATCTTCTCTTTCGATGAGGAGGGTCGCATCCTGACTCATACTATCGAGCATGCCAATGAAGCGGACGGCTGGGACCGGACTGCTAAATTCGTGACTCTCACTGATTGGCTTATTGGCAAAGCCCGTGGCTCGTTAGACCCTGCTGCCAATGCTGGACTTGCCATGGCAACTGGTCAAAATCATGGATTTCTTTCTGGCAATGGCCAGAGATCGTGA